Below is a genomic region from Candidatus Thermodiscus eudorianus.
GATTCCCGGTAGCTTGACGAGCTTGTCCCCGCCTAGAACCGTGTACCTAGACCAGTCAGGTACTATTTTCTCCACGTAAGATCTCATCTATTATCTCCTCGGCATGACTCTTGCTTCTTACATCGAAAACAGCATAGAGGCGCTCTCTTTCGTTTAAATCGACTCTCCCTCCGAGTAGGATCGCTTTCTCCTCCCTGTCGCGGGTCGCTTTCGGGCCGTGGATTACTATCGATAGCCTCTTTCTACCGTCACTGAACTCCGAGTAAGTGACTTTTATACCTCCTTCACTGGAGTATGCCGTTAACCGGTTTTCTTCAAGCATCTCGCCCGTCAAAGTCGCGTGGACTACCTTTTTAGCGGAAACCTGGAAGCCCTTTCCCTTTAGGAGCGCGCGCAACGGCCTCCCCCATGGAGAGATTATCACGCGTACCCGGGGTTTTAAACTAGGGGAGCGTCATATCGCGGTAATGTCCTCACGGGTCGGGTGGGGGCAAGCTTAATCATCCGCTCCCAGACGTTTAAACCGGCCTAGCAGAGGTTTAGAAAAATACCCTTGAGCGCCTGGCTCTAATTGATGGGCGGAATGAAGTCTTACTCCCGGCCTGAAGGCTGGATGTGGAGAACTTACCCGACTGACCGCCTGTAGCGGCATAGATGCCTATGTTTATACCTGGGCCTGGTTATCACACCCAGCTAGGGATACCGGTTTGGGTGCAGGCAGCGATTATACCGTGATTGGGGGTGGTCCGGCCGGAGTAGCTGCGGCTTATGTATTGGGTAGGGCTGGGTATCGCGTTACCCTCTACGACATGGCCCCCAGGCTGGGGTTTAAGCCCTGTGGCCGGGGTATCCCGAGCACCGGAGACCTGCCCTTCGATATACCACGGGACTCTATAGTTAGGAGGATACGTGGAGCCGCCCTGTATGTTGACTCTGAGCCTGTATTCGAGATCGAGGAGGGGTTGAATGGCGTTATAGTCGATAAGGGAGGTATGCTGGAGGCTATACTAGCTGATGCTGGCGTTGAGCTAGTTAGGAGGGCTTTCTATAAAGTTGGCAGTAGAGAGGTTAGGGTTGGAGGATCCTATAGGAGGGTTGCAGGAGGATTCTTCGCCGGGGGCCACCCTTACTATCCGGGGGAAACAATCAATGCAATACAGTATAGGGTCAAGGGGAAGCAGTTCGAAGACCTGGATAAGCTAGTTATCTACTTCGACACGAGGCTTATAGGCTACTACTATGTATTCCCTAATCATGGCAATGAAGCTGACGTCGGCGTGGGCGGCTTCGCCGATTTTGATACCCTACGCTTGAAGCTAGACAAGTTTATGAAAAACAATAATTATACTAGGGGCGTGAAGACGCTTAGAATAGAAGGGGCACGCATTGCCGTTGGCGGCGTCGTACTAAGCAACGTGGATGGCCTGGAAGTTATAGGCGAAGCCGCCGGGTACGTGCTCCCGTTGACCGGAGAGGGAATCAGGCCAAGCATGCTCTCGGGAGCCTACGCTGCGGACGCTGTCCTCAAAGGCAAGAACGTCCGCACCGTACTCCGAGAGGCGCCCATTACAAAAGCCATACGTCTGCAACGGAGGATCCTGGATAGAGTCAAGAAGATGACGCCGGAGAGGAGGGCGAGTCTCCTGAAGAGCATGCCGCCCAGTGTCCACGCCATGATAGCCCTTGGCCGCATCGACAAGAGAGCGCTCCTGAAAGCATTAGCGGGTAAGCCGTCGCTTCTGGCGAAGATACTCAACTTGTTGTAGGTGGTGTGAATGGTCCTAGACGAGAAGGACCTAGCGTTGCTAAGATTACTGGAGAGGGACTCGCGGATCGCTTGGAGGAGGATCGCGAGGGAGTTGAATGTAAGCGAGGCGACGGTCTATCTTAGGGTCAGGAAGCTAATAGACGAGGGCATACTTAGAGGATTCACGATAGACGTTGACGTAGAGAGACTCGGGCTAACCGCTACTATATTCGCCCTGGTGAGGGTCGAGGCCAGAAAGATACAGAGAGTGAGGAAATCCCTGCAAGAGCTGAGGTACGTGTCGGAGGTCTACGAGATAACCGGGCAACACCACTTTCTAGTAAAGATACTTGCCCCTTCATACGCGGAAGCGGCCAGCGTTATAGACGAGTTAATGAGCCTCAACGGGGTGGTCGAGGTGAGTACCTTCACGGCCCTGAGGAAGCTTAGGAACGGGTCGCGTGTGATAAGCGACTTTATCAAGTGGAGGAGCGGCGGTCCTGCGAGAGCCTGAGGCCATACCTATACTAGCCTCGGTTTGCTACCAGTCATCCCGCCTATGTATCAAGTCTAATCAGTACCTGGTCGTTAAGTGTTTACCTGGTGCACGGGTTAGATGGATAGAGAGATTCAAGTGCTGGTGGGCGGGCTAGGCTTCGTAGGACATCATCTTATCAACGCCCTGCTAGACTCGGGTGTAAAACCAATAGTACTAGCCAAGAGAGATACGATCCTGAGGAAGAGACGCCTCTACGACGCGGTGACCAAGCGAGGAGTCGATGTAGTTAGTCTAGACCCCAACGAGCTTGCCAGAGTAATCACCGATA
It encodes:
- a CDS encoding Lrp/AsnC family transcriptional regulator encodes the protein MVLDEKDLALLRLLERDSRIAWRRIARELNVSEATVYLRVRKLIDEGILRGFTIDVDVERLGLTATIFALVRVEARKIQRVRKSLQELRYVSEVYEITGQHHFLVKILAPSYAEAASVIDELMSLNGVVEVSTFTALRKLRNGSRVISDFIKWRSGGPARA
- a CDS encoding NAD(P)/FAD-dependent oxidoreductase, translated to MIGGGPAGVAAAYVLGRAGYRVTLYDMAPRLGFKPCGRGIPSTGDLPFDIPRDSIVRRIRGAALYVDSEPVFEIEEGLNGVIVDKGGMLEAILADAGVELVRRAFYKVGSREVRVGGSYRRVAGGFFAGGHPYYPGETINAIQYRVKGKQFEDLDKLVIYFDTRLIGYYYVFPNHGNEADVGVGGFADFDTLRLKLDKFMKNNNYTRGVKTLRIEGARIAVGGVVLSNVDGLEVIGEAAGYVLPLTGEGIRPSMLSGAYAADAVLKGKNVRTVLREAPITKAIRLQRRILDRVKKMTPERRASLLKSMPPSVHAMIALGRIDKRALLKALAGKPSLLAKILNLL